A genomic segment from Tessaracoccus defluvii encodes:
- a CDS encoding helix-turn-helix domain-containing protein, with the protein MPVEEPHRIVCRLDDLLEARQMTLTALAEEVGVTVVNLSILKNQRAKAIRFSTLTALCDALDCQPGDLFVVE; encoded by the coding sequence ATGCCCGTCGAGGAACCCCACCGCATCGTCTGTCGGCTGGACGATCTGCTCGAGGCCCGTCAGATGACCCTGACCGCCCTGGCCGAGGAAGTCGGCGTCACCGTGGTCAACCTGTCGATCCTGAAGAACCAGAGGGCCAAGGCGATCCGCTTCTCGACCCTGACCGCCCTGTGCGACGCACTCGACTGCCAACCCGGTGACCTGTTCGTCGTCGAGTGA
- a CDS encoding TetR/AcrR family transcriptional regulator: protein MVERRRGPGRPAYDSKQKLVAAACSLLAERGFEATSPQMFQQRSGVGHGSMYHHFPSRGKEGLALDAISHMRTSTLAFLDGSPTTVKLRC from the coding sequence ATGGTGGAGAGGCGGCGTGGGCCGGGGCGTCCGGCGTATGACTCGAAGCAGAAGCTTGTCGCTGCTGCATGCTCTCTGCTCGCAGAGCGAGGGTTCGAGGCGACGAGCCCGCAGATGTTCCAGCAACGCTCCGGGGTCGGCCACGGAAGCATGTATCACCACTTTCCAAGCAGAGGGAAAGAAGGGCTCGCGCTGGACGCGATCAGTCACATGCGGACCAGCACGCTCGCGTTCCTCGACGGCAGCCCGACCACCGTCAAGCTCCGATGTTGA
- a CDS encoding NYN domain-containing protein — MNDTVDRVVVFMDYQNVHGWARRQFLPFGADPSEGHIFPLKIGELLTERRRRESELMEVRVYRGRPNPERQPGAAAANDRQTAMWERSDQVSVIRRNLQYPSDYPASRASEKGIDVAIAVDMIRLGMSGYMDTAILFSSDNDLMPAVEVLWTMPQCHVEVASWSGAHRVRFPGTQQPWCHHLNEGDFRAVRDSYDYSLHE; from the coding sequence ATGAACGACACCGTGGATCGGGTGGTGGTCTTCATGGACTACCAGAACGTCCACGGCTGGGCACGCCGCCAGTTCCTCCCGTTCGGAGCCGACCCCAGCGAGGGGCACATCTTCCCGCTCAAGATCGGCGAACTACTCACTGAGCGACGACGGCGCGAGAGCGAGCTGATGGAAGTTCGCGTCTACAGGGGCCGCCCGAACCCGGAACGCCAGCCGGGTGCCGCCGCCGCGAACGACCGGCAGACGGCCATGTGGGAACGCTCCGATCAGGTCAGCGTGATCCGCCGCAACCTCCAATACCCTTCCGACTACCCCGCCTCCCGAGCCTCGGAGAAAGGCATCGACGTGGCGATTGCGGTAGACATGATCCGCCTGGGCATGTCCGGCTACATGGATACCGCGATCCTGTTTTCCTCCGACAACGACCTGATGCCCGCCGTCGAAGTGCTCTGGACGATGCCGCAGTGCCACGTCGAGGTTGCCTCGTGGTCGGGTGCTCATCGAGTCCGTTTCCCCGGCACACAGCAGCCTTGGTGCCACCACTTGAACGAGGGCGACTTCCGGGCGGTGCGCGACAGCTACGACTACTCGCTCCACGAGTAG
- a CDS encoding ATP-grasp domain-containing protein produces the protein MSRQDRHHPGARGGRRPGARDPHRPRRHQLRPLLADGPLIIKPYRGSQGAGIEIVHTADRLEGIDHGGDVIMAQRYHEPDGRDRKIHRIGEELFCVERIWPAVTLDDKLGRVELPPHVEQVVRACGDALGIDTYGVDIIEHRGEPWVVELSSLPGFKGVPEGGRRLAARALQWVQDDRLTLAGR, from the coding sequence GTGTCGCGACAAGATCGCCACCACCCGGGCGCTCGAGGCGGCCGGCGTCCCGGTGCCCGAGACCCACACCGCCCTCGACGCCACCAGCTTCGCCCCCTGCTCGCCGACGGCCCGCTGATCATCAAGCCCTACCGTGGGTCGCAGGGGGCGGGCATCGAGATCGTCCACACTGCCGACCGACTCGAGGGCATCGACCACGGCGGTGACGTGATCATGGCTCAGCGCTACCACGAGCCCGACGGTCGCGACCGCAAGATCCATCGGATCGGCGAAGAGCTGTTCTGTGTCGAACGGATCTGGCCGGCGGTGACCTTGGACGACAAGCTGGGTCGCGTCGAGTTGCCACCCCACGTCGAGCAGGTGGTGCGTGCCTGCGGCGACGCACTGGGCATCGACACCTACGGCGTCGACATCATCGAGCACCGCGGTGAGCCGTGGGTGGTCGAGCTGTCGAGCTTGCCGGGCTTCAAGGGCGTTCCTGAGGGTGGACGACGCCTGGCGGCGCGGGCGCTGCAGTGGGTGCAGGACGATCGGCTGACCCTGGCTGGTCGCTGA
- a CDS encoding serine hydrolase domain-containing protein, with protein MGADFGPVLDWVQQRTAAGMFPTAVVGIATSSGTVELGAFGTTGGRAVRSDDRFRLFSITKPLVGLLVGRAMERGLLSLDTPLRRALPDFGRDRDDEVRLGHLVSHRSGVIEPPLDAAGPLRPYLLAPGRAFTAGAVMAYSSLAFDGITALLDDAVGRGWEEQLADLSAAVGADFTFDEAADPVPLVPLPGFDAARFAALRHPGAGAIARAEDLLALGSSLLAGDGRAVRPATLEMMRRPLTQGVPRLDRLAPWDGHEYGVTFNLRYWRQGLIDPQVFGHSGWAGTEFWIHPELDLCWTLLTNTPDRPGFELDALDNLIVSCAS; from the coding sequence ATGGGCGCGGACTTCGGACCGGTGCTGGACTGGGTGCAGCAGAGGACGGCGGCGGGCATGTTCCCGACCGCGGTCGTCGGCATCGCGACCTCGAGCGGCACCGTCGAACTGGGCGCGTTCGGCACCACGGGCGGCCGCGCGGTCCGAAGCGACGACCGGTTCCGCCTGTTCTCCATCACCAAGCCGCTGGTCGGGCTGCTGGTCGGCCGCGCCATGGAACGCGGCCTGCTATCGCTCGACACACCGTTGCGCAGGGCTCTGCCCGACTTCGGCCGCGATCGCGACGACGAGGTCCGCCTCGGCCACCTCGTCTCCCACCGCAGCGGCGTCATCGAACCGCCCCTCGACGCGGCCGGCCCCCTGCGCCCCTACCTCCTCGCACCGGGGCGGGCTTTCACGGCGGGTGCCGTCATGGCCTACTCGTCGCTGGCCTTCGACGGCATCACGGCACTGCTCGACGACGCCGTCGGCCGGGGCTGGGAGGAGCAGCTCGCCGATCTGTCGGCGGCAGTCGGCGCCGACTTCACCTTCGACGAGGCCGCCGATCCCGTGCCGCTGGTCCCGCTGCCCGGGTTCGACGCCGCCCGTTTCGCGGCGCTGCGCCACCCGGGCGCCGGCGCGATAGCCCGGGCCGAAGATCTGCTGGCGCTCGGGTCCTCCCTCCTGGCGGGCGACGGCCGGGCGGTCCGGCCCGCGACCCTGGAGATGATGCGCCGGCCCCTGACGCAGGGCGTGCCGCGCCTCGACCGGCTCGCGCCGTGGGACGGCCACGAGTACGGCGTCACCTTCAACCTGCGCTACTGGCGGCAGGGGCTGATCGATCCGCAGGTCTTCGGACACTCCGGCTGGGCAGGCACCGAGTTCTGGATCCACCCGGAGCTGGACCTCTGCTGGACGCTGCTGACCAACACCCCTGACCGGCCCGGATTCGAGCTCGACGCCCTGGACAACCTGATCGTCAGCTGCGCTTCCTGA
- a CDS encoding type I restriction endonuclease subunit R yields the protein MERRRRRPAARRPGTRPGIPPGRRGQPRALRPTDAQLHRLCRGEEGIIKRTAKPHQYFAVTKAVGRTVQAVESDGKAGVVWHTQGSGKSLEMEFYTNLLLRTPRLQNPTVVVVTDRTELDGQLFDGFLASKLFPEKPGQVHTREALRSALTERNSGGILFTTLQKFGRTLQEREAGREHPLLSERRNIVVIVDEAHRSHYDDLDGYARHLADALPNATLIAFTGTPISFTDRNTREVFGDYIDIYDLTRAVADGATVPVYYEPRLVTVGFDDGVTSEQLDAAADELTRDLDETEREQVERSVAVINSIYGAPERLRTLAADIVEHWEKRRTRMYPDIEGPGKGLIVCATREIAANLYAAIVELRPDWHSDAIDGGRVKVVYSGTASDQPPISDHVRRESENKVIKKRLATAEDPLELVIVKDMILTGYDSPPLHTLYLDRPLKGALLMQTLARVNRTFRGKSAGLLVAYAPLTDNLAHALAEYTLTDQRERPMGRDVGEAVELARALVDQLRDLVRPVEWRAKLGTPRGWMDAARLLTSWLRDPRNPGNRVAEGHATLTDRYRHLTTQLGRAWALSAGADNLADIADEVRFYVEVRAWVAKLDAAEREASGRPVPEEVARALLAVVEDSTDSRDVIDIYQMAQITPPDFDHLAPSVLEEAQASQNPQLAIEALRAALLLEAARVSGRNLVRQQTFGDRVADVINRYTNGQLTSAEVLLELWRTAEEIASEARRGEQFDPPLGIDELAVYDAVAANDSAVEVLGQPVLGQIARELVEMLRRDAKTDWTVRDDVRASIRAKIKRLLRKYKYPPDRSEEAVKLVVQQMEVLSRG from the coding sequence GTGGAACGTCGACGACGACGGCCTGCCGCTCGCCGACCAGGCACCCGCCCTGGAATCCCTCCTGGACGGCGTGGCCAACCTCGAGCGCTTCGGCCAACTGATGCGCAACTTCACCGCCTTTGCCGAGGGGAGGAAGGGATCATCAAGCGCACCGCCAAGCCGCACCAATACTTCGCCGTCACCAAGGCTGTCGGCCGCACGGTCCAGGCGGTTGAGAGCGATGGCAAGGCCGGCGTCGTGTGGCACACGCAGGGCTCCGGCAAGTCCCTCGAGATGGAGTTCTACACCAACCTCCTCCTGCGTACCCCGCGGCTGCAGAACCCCACCGTCGTGGTGGTCACCGACCGCACTGAGCTCGACGGCCAACTCTTCGACGGGTTCCTTGCATCCAAGCTGTTCCCCGAGAAGCCAGGGCAGGTCCACACCCGCGAGGCGCTGCGGTCCGCGCTCACCGAGCGCAACAGCGGCGGGATCCTCTTCACCACGCTGCAGAAGTTCGGCCGCACCCTGCAGGAACGCGAGGCGGGCCGCGAGCACCCGCTGCTGTCCGAGCGCCGCAACATCGTGGTGATCGTCGACGAAGCCCACCGCAGCCACTACGACGACCTCGACGGCTACGCCCGCCACCTCGCCGACGCACTCCCCAACGCCACGCTCATCGCGTTCACCGGCACCCCCATCAGCTTCACCGATCGCAACACCCGCGAGGTGTTTGGCGACTACATCGACATCTACGACCTCACCCGCGCGGTCGCCGACGGAGCCACCGTGCCCGTCTACTACGAGCCGCGGCTCGTCACGGTGGGCTTCGACGACGGAGTCACTTCCGAGCAGCTCGACGCCGCTGCCGACGAACTCACCCGCGACCTCGACGAGACCGAACGTGAACAGGTGGAGCGGTCGGTCGCAGTGATCAACTCGATCTACGGCGCGCCGGAGCGGCTCCGCACGCTGGCCGCGGACATCGTCGAGCACTGGGAGAAACGCCGGACGCGCATGTACCCCGACATCGAGGGCCCAGGGAAGGGCCTGATCGTGTGTGCGACGCGCGAGATCGCGGCCAACCTGTACGCGGCGATCGTCGAGCTACGGCCGGACTGGCACTCGGACGCCATCGACGGTGGCCGCGTCAAGGTGGTGTACTCCGGCACCGCTTCGGACCAGCCGCCGATCAGCGACCATGTCCGCCGCGAGTCCGAGAACAAGGTGATCAAGAAGCGCCTCGCCACGGCCGAGGACCCCCTGGAGCTGGTCATCGTCAAGGACATGATTCTCACCGGCTACGACTCCCCGCCGCTGCACACCCTCTACCTCGACCGGCCCCTCAAGGGCGCGCTCCTCATGCAGACCCTCGCGCGCGTCAACCGCACGTTCCGGGGCAAGTCCGCCGGCCTGCTGGTGGCCTACGCCCCGCTCACCGACAACCTCGCCCACGCACTGGCCGAGTACACCCTCACAGACCAGCGGGAACGTCCGATGGGACGCGACGTCGGCGAGGCCGTCGAACTGGCCAGGGCTCTCGTTGACCAGCTCCGAGACCTTGTGAGGCCCGTCGAGTGGCGTGCCAAGCTCGGCACACCCCGCGGCTGGATGGACGCGGCCCGCCTCCTGACGTCCTGGCTGCGGGATCCGCGGAACCCAGGCAACCGCGTCGCGGAGGGGCACGCCACCCTCACGGACAGATACCGGCACCTCACCACGCAACTTGGCCGCGCATGGGCGCTGTCAGCTGGCGCGGACAACCTGGCAGACATCGCCGATGAGGTCCGGTTCTACGTCGAGGTCCGTGCCTGGGTGGCCAAGCTCGACGCTGCCGAGCGAGAGGCCAGCGGGCGGCCGGTCCCCGAGGAGGTGGCGCGGGCGCTGCTGGCCGTCGTCGAAGATTCCACCGATTCGCGTGACGTCATCGACATCTACCAGATGGCCCAGATCACCCCGCCTGACTTCGATCACCTGGCACCGTCTGTGCTGGAAGAGGCGCAGGCGTCGCAGAACCCCCAGCTGGCCATCGAGGCGCTGCGGGCGGCGCTGCTCCTCGAGGCCGCGCGGGTGTCCGGTCGAAACCTGGTGCGTCAGCAGACGTTCGGAGACCGTGTTGCTGACGTCATCAACCGCTACACCAACGGACAGCTGACCTCGGCCGAGGTGCTCCTGGAGCTGTGGCGAACAGCTGAGGAGATTGCGTCGGAGGCTCGACGGGGGGAGCAGTTCGACCCTCCGCTCGGCATCGACGAGTTGGCCGTCTATGACGCGGTGGCTGCGAACGACTCCGCTGTGGAGGTGTTGGGGCAACCCGTGCTGGGACAGATCGCGCGCGAGCTCGTCGAGATGCTGCGACGGGATGCGAAGACGGACTGGACGGTGCGCGACGACGTGCGCGCGTCGATCCGGGCCAAGATCAAGCGGCTGCTGCGGAAGTACAAGTACCCGCCGGACCGCTCGGAGGAGGCGGTGAAGCTGGTGGTGCAGCAGATGGAGGTGCTGTCGCGGGGGTAG
- a CDS encoding DUF2975 domain-containing protein gives MLSFFDMETNTTKKDPLKFGAADYLLTKIIAVGFVLVSAIVTIVSPIIDWASGKPLSVRLDGLNQGPAVTAKPGVTVQHDTHLLAQFSDASAGLWLANLAPAILFVICMAVVVWLLWKLLDDVRDGRPFTRRNVTRMRLIAITIIGGSILLFTVQGLVHGHLLSTALPDTVMLFANNSSASDLLIPGVGFLLAGLAEAFGRGVELENDVEGLV, from the coding sequence ATGCTATCGTTTTTCGACATGGAGACCAACACGACCAAGAAGGACCCGCTGAAGTTCGGCGCGGCCGACTACCTGCTCACCAAGATCATCGCCGTCGGATTCGTCCTCGTCTCGGCGATCGTCACCATCGTCAGCCCGATCATCGACTGGGCCAGCGGCAAGCCCCTGTCGGTGAGGCTCGACGGCCTCAACCAGGGCCCGGCCGTCACGGCGAAGCCCGGCGTGACCGTGCAGCACGACACCCACCTGCTCGCCCAGTTCAGCGACGCCTCAGCCGGCCTCTGGCTGGCCAACCTGGCGCCTGCGATCCTCTTCGTGATCTGCATGGCCGTCGTGGTCTGGCTGCTGTGGAAGCTGCTGGACGACGTCCGCGACGGTCGTCCCTTCACCCGGCGCAACGTCACTCGCATGCGGCTGATCGCGATCACCATCATCGGCGGAAGCATCCTGCTGTTCACGGTGCAGGGACTGGTCCACGGCCACCTGCTCTCGACCGCGCTGCCTGACACGGTGATGCTGTTCGCCAACAACTCCAGCGCCTCAGACCTGCTGATCCCCGGCGTGGGTTTCCTGCTGGCGGGCCTGGCCGAGGCCTTCGGTCGCGGTGTCGAACTCGAGAACGACGTGGAAGGACTCGTCTGA
- a CDS encoding MFS transporter, whose translation MARVRNPLLSTLLTLRGNGRACVYTEPMWGLSMALVLPYASVFMLALGLQDHQIGLLATISMLSQMVAGLLSGAITDKFGRRLTTAVSDFIAFVIPCLVWAFAQNFWWFLVAAVINGAWQVSQNSWDCLLVEDVDRKTIPKVYSLIKVAADLSALFAPIAALMVSQFGLVPAVRILYLNAAFFMLVKLLVLYKFSTETRMGVIRREQNRGVPLRKALAGYGSVLRLIVHSRGTLFALLISAIFSAVTLVNGTFWQVVVNKRLGVPDALLPLFPMARSILSLVLFFTVIHWLTSAHKLRWPTMWGFGVYLAGQVLLILIPATDSPTASTYLLLAGCLLLDAFGTGVLFMLSESLVALHVDANERSRVMAIQRTVVMLATAPFGWISGALSQVDRSYPFYLTSALLIIGMIAVGWFWVTSHEPTGDEPEGDDVDADSGAELPAL comes from the coding sequence GTGGCACGCGTCCGTAACCCCCTCCTGTCGACCCTCCTGACGCTGCGCGGCAACGGCCGCGCCTGCGTCTACACCGAGCCCATGTGGGGGCTCTCGATGGCGCTCGTGCTGCCCTACGCGTCGGTGTTCATGCTGGCGCTCGGTCTGCAGGATCACCAGATCGGCCTGTTGGCCACCATCTCGATGCTGTCGCAGATGGTCGCCGGTCTGCTGTCAGGCGCGATCACCGACAAGTTCGGCCGTCGCCTGACCACCGCGGTGTCCGACTTCATCGCGTTCGTCATCCCGTGCCTGGTGTGGGCGTTCGCGCAGAACTTCTGGTGGTTCCTCGTCGCGGCGGTCATCAACGGCGCCTGGCAGGTGTCGCAGAACTCGTGGGACTGCCTCCTCGTGGAGGATGTCGATCGCAAGACGATCCCGAAGGTGTACTCGCTGATCAAGGTCGCCGCCGACCTGTCCGCCCTGTTCGCCCCGATCGCCGCGCTGATGGTGTCGCAGTTCGGCCTGGTGCCCGCCGTCCGCATCCTCTACCTCAACGCCGCGTTCTTCATGCTCGTGAAGCTGCTGGTGCTTTACAAGTTCTCAACCGAGACGCGGATGGGCGTCATCCGGCGCGAGCAGAACCGCGGCGTCCCACTGCGCAAGGCTCTGGCCGGTTACGGCTCGGTGCTGCGCCTGATCGTCCACTCCAGGGGCACGCTCTTCGCACTGCTGATCTCCGCGATCTTCTCCGCCGTCACCCTCGTCAACGGCACCTTCTGGCAGGTCGTCGTCAACAAGCGGCTCGGCGTCCCCGACGCGCTGCTCCCCCTGTTCCCGATGGCCCGCTCGATCCTGTCGCTGGTGCTGTTCTTCACGGTCATCCACTGGCTGACCTCCGCGCACAAGCTGCGCTGGCCCACCATGTGGGGGTTCGGGGTCTACCTGGCCGGGCAGGTGTTGCTCATTCTGATCCCGGCGACGGATTCCCCCACGGCATCCACCTACCTGCTGCTCGCGGGCTGTCTGCTCCTCGACGCCTTCGGCACCGGCGTGCTGTTCATGCTGTCGGAGTCGTTGGTCGCGCTGCATGTGGACGCCAACGAACGTTCGCGCGTCATGGCCATCCAGCGCACGGTCGTGATGCTGGCGACGGCGCCGTTCGGCTGGATCTCCGGCGCGCTGTCACAGGTCGACCGCAGCTACCCGTTCTACCTGACGTCGGCCCTGCTCATCATCGGGATGATCGCCGTGGGGTGGTTCTGGGTGACGTCCCACGAGCCGACCGGTGACGAGCCGGAAGGCGATGACGTGGACGCCGACTCGGGGGCGGAGCTTCCGGCGCTCTGA
- a CDS encoding IS3 family transposase (programmed frameshift), whose protein sequence is MTRKKFSPEFKAEAVRAVIESSRTVAEVARDHGIGSETLRNWVNAYRRDHPDELPEISEPERAELARLRKEVRELKAEREFLGKSGGLLRQRVPVTAKYAFINSEEGNYSIRSMCRWARVSRAGYYEWLNRPVSVTQRWRDELGDIIEVLFADSDATYGYRRIHAALVRAGRPCDPQTVRAIMAERGLVACQPRRSGPRTTIPADAKDLPDLVNRDFTADEPGLKLVGDITYIPTWQGWVYLATVLDCCTKKVVGYAMAEHMRTELVTDALAMAISNGHIRSGETIFHSDRGTQYMSAEFAEFTRAAGIVRSVGRTGICYDNAWAESFNATLKVERVHRTVYPTRRHAIRDIARYIELRYNQKRLHSALQYRTPNEAEQDWYETNKAA, encoded by the exons ATGACCCGGAAGAAGTTCAGCCCGGAATTCAAGGCGGAGGCGGTTCGTGCGGTGATTGAGTCGTCGCGGACTGTTGCCGAGGTCGCGCGTGATCATGGTATCGGCTCGGAAACACTCAGGAATTGGGTGAATGCGTATCGGCGGGACCACCCGGATGAGTTACCGGAGATCAGCGAACCGGAGCGTGCTGAACTGGCACGGTTGCGTAAGGAGGTCCGTGAGTTGAAGGCCGAGCGGGAGTTCCTGG GGAAAAGCGGCGGCCTTCTTCGCCAAAGAGTTCCGGTGACCGCGAAGTACGCGTTCATCAACAGCGAAGAAGGCAACTACTCGATCCGGAGCATGTGTCGGTGGGCGAGGGTGTCGAGGGCCGGCTACTACGAGTGGCTCAACCGGCCGGTCTCGGTGACCCAGCGGTGGCGCGACGAGCTCGGCGACATCATCGAGGTCCTGTTCGCCGACTCCGACGCCACCTACGGCTACCGACGGATCCATGCCGCCTTGGTGCGGGCCGGGAGGCCGTGTGACCCGCAGACGGTGCGTGCGATCATGGCCGAGCGTGGCTTGGTGGCTTGTCAGCCGCGCCGCAGCGGGCCCAGGACCACGATCCCGGCTGACGCGAAGGATCTGCCGGATCTGGTCAACAGGGACTTCACCGCCGACGAGCCCGGGCTGAAGCTGGTCGGGGACATCACCTACATCCCGACCTGGCAGGGGTGGGTGTATCTGGCCACCGTGCTGGACTGCTGCACGAAGAAGGTCGTCGGGTACGCGATGGCCGAGCACATGCGAACCGAGCTGGTCACCGACGCCCTGGCCATGGCGATCAGTAATGGCCATATCCGCAGCGGGGAGACGATTTTCCATTCGGATCGCGGGACTCAATACATGTCGGCCGAGTTTGCCGAGTTCACGCGCGCGGCTGGGATTGTTCGGTCGGTCGGACGGACTGGTATCTGCTATGACAATGCGTGGGCGGAGTCGTTCAACGCGACCTTGAAAGTGGAGCGGGTTCATCGGACCGTGTATCCGACTCGGCGGCATGCTATCCGGGATATTGCACGCTACATCGAGTTGCGTTACAATCAGAAACGGTTGCATTCCGCGCTTCAATATCGTACCCCGAACGAAGCAGAGCAGGACTGGTACGAAACCAACAAGGCAGCCTGA
- the trhA gene encoding PAQR family membrane homeostasis protein TrhA yields MNSAIRSRDGSVHVTDERFNTLSHLVAFCFSVLGTVLLVSQAIAQGDPWKIVSFSIYGLSLMTLFAASTLHHGLDRGPRINEALRTLDYASVFTLIAGTVTPLVLVLFRSVYGWAVFGAVWAVAILGIVLRSVWRRVPKYVTNTLYITLGWMTIALLGADVSLPPTALVLLAAGGLVYSAGFVIYVIERPNPWPGIFGFHEIWHVLVAVAAFLHYLLMYLHVLPA; encoded by the coding sequence GTGAACAGCGCTATCAGAAGCAGGGACGGCAGCGTCCACGTGACCGACGAGCGGTTCAACACCCTCTCGCACCTGGTGGCCTTCTGCTTCTCGGTCCTCGGGACGGTACTGCTGGTCTCCCAGGCCATCGCGCAGGGAGACCCGTGGAAGATCGTCAGCTTCAGCATCTATGGCCTGTCCCTCATGACCCTCTTCGCGGCGAGCACGCTCCACCACGGGCTCGATCGCGGCCCCCGAATCAACGAGGCGCTACGTACGCTCGACTACGCTTCCGTCTTCACCCTGATCGCCGGCACGGTCACTCCCCTGGTGCTGGTTCTCTTCCGCAGCGTGTACGGATGGGCGGTGTTCGGCGCAGTGTGGGCCGTCGCGATCCTGGGGATCGTGCTGCGCTCCGTGTGGCGACGAGTCCCGAAGTACGTCACCAACACCCTCTACATCACGCTGGGCTGGATGACCATCGCACTGCTGGGCGCGGACGTCTCGTTGCCGCCGACGGCGCTCGTCCTCCTGGCCGCGGGTGGCCTGGTGTACAGCGCGGGCTTCGTGATCTACGTGATCGAGCGGCCGAACCCGTGGCCCGGGATCTTCGGCTTCCACGAGATCTGGCACGTGCTCGTGGCCGTGGCGGCGTTCCTGCACTACCTCCTGATGTACCTACACGTGCTACCCGCGTGA
- a CDS encoding DUF2339 domain-containing protein, producing MSCSTARTSGPAPQTGPLLWFTGLAVMAYLGYAFAPRPGRRTADHATDWFGAGALLAAVLAWYGIVAQVEPPSWRGGVLLVLAVVHLVAAVGWRRPMLAVVAGLVSAGGLVYAMAAVALVLERNVVNVPDMATELVLEGLLLVVWGAAVVWAVRALAIKGAGGAALVVAVGATLAGVMVAVVGLGAMVGTAIDDVRGALIGAHAIVSIVWMLIAAVLLAFGLRRGRSADLGIKVGLVVAGLAVLKLFLYDLAALDGLWRGIAFLVVGLLLLAVGTGYAKALARAKAGQVSDQPGSADRPAPTAAPAPPGVVHPQERP from the coding sequence ATGTCCTGCTCCACGGCCAGGACATCTGGCCCAGCCCCGCAGACCGGCCCCCTGCTGTGGTTCACCGGCCTGGCCGTGATGGCCTACTTGGGTTACGCGTTCGCCCCCCGGCCGGGACGCCGGACCGCCGACCATGCCACCGACTGGTTCGGTGCAGGCGCCCTGCTCGCCGCGGTGCTGGCTTGGTACGGCATCGTCGCCCAGGTCGAGCCGCCGTCGTGGCGAGGTGGCGTGCTGCTGGTACTCGCCGTCGTCCACCTGGTCGCTGCGGTGGGTTGGCGGCGACCGATGCTGGCCGTGGTGGCTGGCCTGGTCAGCGCCGGCGGCCTGGTCTACGCGATGGCTGCCGTGGCGCTGGTGCTCGAGCGCAACGTGGTCAACGTGCCCGACATGGCCACAGAACTCGTGCTCGAGGGCCTGCTGTTGGTGGTCTGGGGTGCAGCCGTCGTGTGGGCCGTGCGCGCTCTGGCGATCAAGGGGGCCGGTGGCGCCGCCCTGGTGGTTGCGGTCGGGGCGACCCTGGCCGGGGTGATGGTGGCCGTCGTTGGACTGGGTGCCATGGTCGGCACCGCCATCGACGACGTCCGCGGGGCGCTGATCGGCGCCCACGCCATCGTCTCGATCGTCTGGATGCTGATCGCCGCCGTCCTGCTCGCCTTCGGACTACGACGAGGACGATCCGCCGACCTCGGCATCAAGGTCGGCCTGGTGGTGGCCGGTCTGGCCGTGCTGAAGCTGTTCCTCTACGACCTGGCAGCCCTGGATGGGCTGTGGCGGGGGATCGCCTTCCTGGTCGTCGGCCTGCTGCTGCTGGCGGTCGGTACCGGCTACGCCAAGGCGCTGGCCCGGGCCAAGGCCGGGCAGGTCAGCGACCAGCCAGGGTCAGCCGATCGTCCTGCACCCACTGCAGCGCCCGCGCCGCCAGGCGTCGTCCACCCTCAGGAACGCCCTTGA
- a CDS encoding type II toxin-antitoxin system PemK/MazF family toxin yields MREICLVRLDKTRPAVVLTREAARAAMTKVTIAPITSTVKGLSSEVPVGPANGLDHDGVISLDNVVTVPSRLLGRTVGFLTHAQEAELARAVVLAYDLDIPLLD; encoded by the coding sequence GTGCGTGAGATCTGCCTGGTCCGGCTCGACAAGACACGGCCAGCAGTCGTTCTGACTCGCGAGGCCGCGCGGGCGGCCATGACGAAAGTCACGATCGCGCCGATCACCTCCACCGTCAAGGGCCTGTCCAGCGAAGTCCCGGTCGGCCCTGCCAACGGCCTCGACCACGACGGCGTGATCTCCCTCGACAACGTCGTCACCGTTCCGAGCAGGCTACTCGGGCGCACCGTCGGGTTTCTGACCCACGCACAGGAGGCCGAGCTCGCCCGGGCGGTCGTCCTGGCCTACGACCTCGATATCCCGTTGCTCGATTGA
- a CDS encoding YlcI/YnfO family protein, with protein MSTQIAIRLPDDMVAFLDKSVAAGDAPSRAALVARAVEREMRRQVAEQDAVILRERGTADDLDELVNWSVAHTTVED; from the coding sequence ATGAGCACGCAGATCGCGATCCGACTCCCAGACGACATGGTGGCCTTCCTGGACAAGTCCGTGGCGGCCGGCGACGCTCCCAGCCGAGCAGCGCTGGTGGCTCGCGCGGTCGAGCGAGAGATGCGCCGCCAGGTTGCCGAGCAGGACGCCGTCATCCTCCGCGAGCGGGGCACCGCTGACGATCTAGACGAGCTGGTCAACTGGTCCGTCGCACACACCACCGTCGAGGACTGA